A single window of Candidatus Chlorobium masyuteum DNA harbors:
- a CDS encoding DUF1598 domain-containing protein, with product MKMRFFAVTVIVLSCFLSSSLAWCRTGDEASIKSLRTPAVELPTRAISLRTLQQRLADDQKTGAYDKKLLLMNDLTTVSGYVFDNSTNDLILIGRVEAGQPPLHLEDFVVALRNTWFKYAVLKGNTYYYTYPGCSIDPDPQVMRRLQDVGQKILGASSQAGIQEWQSTCRLPQSVRVLGIPFDTHFAQVMVSADYDMKRVVDGSDSLQIQGFSSLTDITMAKAKSDIIQGKSLSIPRSSMNRFWFYPGENAFVQDQGIITIKNSPVTLLSEAEYIGQSGKIVGVGQTDAFAVEFTRSFTTRYAEVAELRPIYKELENLFRFVALAKIMKIKSAGTESGVDLGYFLDRFQLPSTLVSRQLPGRSNVRNFRHRKKIKGGYSTMQLLMPSCGGVGMNIEVSDKNFVKDSSGKHAELRDEVLAARPSSNALSWDVRKK from the coding sequence ATGAAAATGCGGTTTTTTGCAGTAACGGTAATTGTGCTCTCATGTTTTCTGAGCTCATCTTTGGCATGGTGCCGGACCGGGGATGAAGCATCAATAAAGAGCCTCCGCACACCAGCTGTTGAACTGCCTACGAGGGCTATTTCCCTCAGGACTCTTCAGCAAAGGCTCGCGGATGACCAGAAAACAGGAGCTTATGATAAAAAACTGCTCTTGATGAATGACCTGACGACTGTTTCCGGCTATGTGTTCGATAACTCCACCAATGACCTGATCCTCATTGGGCGGGTTGAGGCAGGTCAGCCTCCGCTCCATCTGGAAGACTTTGTTGTGGCGCTCAGAAATACCTGGTTCAAATATGCTGTTCTGAAAGGAAATACCTATTACTACACCTATCCGGGCTGCTCTATTGATCCGGATCCACAGGTAATGAGGCGACTTCAGGACGTCGGGCAAAAGATTCTTGGGGCTTCTTCTCAAGCCGGCATTCAGGAGTGGCAAAGCACGTGCCGGTTACCACAGAGTGTGAGAGTTCTTGGAATTCCTTTTGATACGCATTTTGCTCAGGTAATGGTAAGTGCTGATTACGATATGAAGAGAGTGGTGGACGGGTCTGATTCATTGCAAATTCAGGGATTTTCCAGCTTGACGGATATAACTATGGCGAAAGCGAAGAGTGACATTATTCAGGGGAAGTCACTTTCAATTCCTCGTTCAAGTATGAACCGGTTCTGGTTCTATCCGGGAGAGAATGCTTTTGTGCAGGATCAGGGGATAATAACCATTAAAAACAGCCCTGTAACCCTTCTCTCTGAAGCAGAGTATATCGGTCAGAGCGGTAAGATTGTCGGGGTAGGACAGACCGATGCTTTTGCGGTCGAGTTCACCAGAAGTTTCACAACCCGGTACGCTGAAGTGGCTGAACTGCGGCCGATCTATAAAGAACTTGAAAATCTTTTTCGCTTTGTTGCTCTTGCCAAAATTATGAAAATCAAGTCCGCAGGTACGGAGTCGGGAGTGGATCTGGGGTATTTCCTGGACCGTTTTCAGCTTCCCTCAACATTGGTCAGCCGCCAGCTTCCAGGTCGTTCCAATGTCAGGAATTTCAGACATCGAAAAAAGATTAAGGGCGGCTATTCAACCATGCAGCTTTTGATGCCCAGTTGTGGTGGCGTTGGCATGAACATCGAAGTGAGCGATAAAAACTTCGTCAAGGATTCCTCAGGCAAACATGCAGAACTGAGGGATGAAGTGTTAGCAGCAAGACCCTCTTCAAATGCATTGTCATGGGATGTCCGGAAAAAATAG
- the tgt gene encoding tRNA guanosine(34) transglycosylase Tgt, which produces MKFTLLQTDPRSAARCGVLNTAHGAIPTPVFMPVGTRASVKSVEPHELKESNVHIILANTYHLYLKPGNDIIFKAGGVHKFMNWDGPLLTDSGGYQVYSLSELRKISEEGVIFKSHLDGSMQQFTPENVVDTQRIIGSDIMMPLDECPPSMAEKEYIRKSGELTIRWAERAKKAFTATSPLYGHDQYLFGITQGGIHDDLREVSIKALVDMDFDGYSIGGMAVGEPAPEMYRILELSHTLLPEHKPRYLMGVGTPENILNAIERGVDMFDCVIPTREGRNGRVYTRQGKMNLRSAKFAADFSSIDEGFDNEVCRNYSRAYIRHLLNVGEILGLKLCTLQNISFFMWLTATARTHIQQGSFLEWKDDFLKRFNDNDKA; this is translated from the coding sequence ATGAAATTCACCCTTCTCCAGACCGACCCCCGTTCAGCCGCACGGTGCGGTGTGCTCAATACCGCTCACGGCGCAATACCTACTCCGGTTTTCATGCCGGTAGGCACCAGAGCCAGCGTTAAATCGGTTGAACCGCACGAGCTTAAAGAGAGTAACGTCCATATTATTCTCGCCAACACCTACCATCTCTACCTGAAGCCCGGCAACGATATTATCTTCAAAGCCGGAGGTGTCCATAAATTTATGAACTGGGATGGACCGCTCCTGACCGACAGCGGCGGTTACCAGGTCTACTCGCTCTCCGAGCTGCGCAAAATCAGCGAGGAGGGGGTGATCTTCAAGTCGCACCTTGACGGCTCCATGCAGCAGTTCACTCCTGAAAACGTGGTGGATACCCAGCGCATTATCGGCAGCGATATCATGATGCCGCTCGACGAGTGCCCCCCCTCCATGGCTGAAAAGGAGTATATCCGAAAGTCGGGAGAGCTCACCATCCGCTGGGCTGAAAGGGCAAAAAAAGCGTTCACTGCAACCTCCCCGCTCTACGGCCATGATCAATACCTGTTCGGCATCACGCAGGGAGGTATTCACGACGATCTGCGGGAGGTATCCATAAAGGCACTCGTCGATATGGATTTTGACGGCTACTCAATCGGCGGCATGGCGGTGGGCGAACCGGCTCCGGAGATGTACCGCATTCTTGAGCTTTCGCATACCCTTCTGCCGGAGCACAAGCCCCGCTACCTGATGGGAGTCGGCACACCCGAAAACATCCTGAATGCCATCGAGCGGGGCGTCGATATGTTCGACTGCGTTATCCCGACCCGTGAAGGTCGCAACGGCAGAGTCTATACCCGCCAAGGCAAGATGAACCTCCGCTCCGCAAAATTTGCAGCCGACTTCTCGTCGATTGACGAAGGGTTCGATAACGAGGTGTGCCGCAACTACTCCCGCGCCTATATCCGCCACCTCCTGAATGTCGGAGAGATACTCGGCCTCAAGCTCTGCACCCTGCAGAACATCTCATTCTTCATGTGGCTTACCGCAACCGCCCGTACCCATATCCAGCAGGGCTCGTTCCTGGAGTGGAAGGATGATTTTCTGAAACGATTCAATGACAATGACAAAGCATAA
- the rimO gene encoding 30S ribosomal protein S12 methylthiotransferase RimO, which translates to MTKHNVFLLSLGCSKNTVDSERLMAQAEASGITFTETADEADTILINTCAFIEDAKEESIAETLAAIGKKADGKVQRVYMMGCLTELYRKELHEEMEEVDGFFGTRELPEVLAALGAVYREELYDRRSLLTPPHYAYLKIAEGCNRACSFCSIPKIRGRYISQPPEQLLREAALLKSAGVRELNVIAQDISLYGYDLEGKTLLNDLLLRLSDMEFDWIRLFYAYPVGFPLEVIDTMRQRENICNYLDIPLQHCNDRILRSMNRGINKAETIKLIETIREKNPDIRLRTTMIAGYPGETREEFEELLQFVEESRFDRLGCFPYCHEEHAPSYKLEESLSLEEKRERVAELMELQESISAENNRVFEGKTLKVLIDQIEGDTALGRTQYDAPEVDNECMLTINNQPVTVGSFCMAEITDSAAYELHGRVVEAL; encoded by the coding sequence ATGACAAAGCATAACGTATTTCTCTTGAGCCTCGGCTGCTCCAAAAACACCGTCGATTCCGAACGGCTCATGGCGCAGGCCGAAGCCTCCGGCATCACCTTTACCGAAACGGCTGACGAGGCCGATACCATTCTCATCAACACCTGTGCATTCATCGAGGATGCCAAGGAGGAGTCGATTGCTGAAACGCTTGCCGCCATCGGTAAAAAAGCTGATGGCAAGGTTCAGCGTGTCTACATGATGGGATGCCTCACGGAGCTCTACCGCAAGGAGCTTCACGAAGAGATGGAGGAGGTGGACGGATTTTTCGGCACCCGCGAGCTTCCTGAAGTGCTTGCAGCTCTCGGGGCAGTTTATCGCGAGGAACTCTATGACCGGCGCTCTCTGCTCACGCCTCCTCACTACGCCTACCTGAAAATTGCCGAAGGGTGCAACCGCGCCTGCTCCTTCTGTTCAATTCCGAAAATCAGGGGCCGCTACATAAGCCAGCCGCCCGAACAGCTCCTGCGCGAAGCCGCACTGCTGAAAAGCGCCGGAGTGCGCGAGCTGAATGTAATTGCGCAGGACATCAGCCTCTACGGCTACGACCTTGAAGGAAAAACCCTCCTGAACGACCTGCTGCTCCGCCTCTCGGATATGGAGTTCGACTGGATCCGCCTTTTTTACGCCTACCCGGTCGGCTTTCCGCTTGAGGTGATCGACACCATGCGCCAGCGGGAGAACATCTGCAACTATCTCGATATTCCTCTTCAACACTGCAACGACCGCATCCTGCGTTCAATGAACCGCGGGATCAATAAAGCTGAGACCATAAAGCTGATTGAAACCATCCGGGAGAAAAATCCCGACATCCGGCTGCGAACCACCATGATTGCCGGTTATCCCGGCGAAACCCGTGAAGAGTTCGAGGAGCTTTTGCAGTTTGTGGAGGAGAGCCGTTTCGACCGGCTCGGCTGCTTCCCCTATTGCCACGAAGAGCACGCCCCATCATACAAGCTCGAAGAGAGCCTCTCCCTGGAGGAGAAGCGCGAACGGGTAGCCGAGCTGATGGAGCTGCAGGAGTCTATTTCGGCAGAGAACAACCGGGTATTCGAGGGTAAAACCCTCAAGGTGCTGATCGATCAGATTGAAGGCGACACCGCTCTCGGCCGCACACAGTATGACGCGCCCGAGGTTGACAACGAGTGTATGCTCACCATCAATAACCAGCCGGTTACGGTCGGCTCATTCTGCATGGCTGAAATCACCGACAGTGCCGCCTATGAGCTGCATGGAAGGGTGGTTGAGGCGCTTTAA